One Neodiprion pinetum isolate iyNeoPine1 chromosome 1, iyNeoPine1.2, whole genome shotgun sequence genomic window carries:
- the LOC124222841 gene encoding UDP-glycosyltransferase UGT5-like, with translation MSRYFLSATLILVVGFWHYGCASRILGIFPTPSISHQVVYRGLTLALRERGHELVIVTTDPVNDPNLTNYKEIDVHSLYDIFIQDVDWIATREKDTWSNMFDGFMPKLELECEEILEHPELRKLYAPNSGEKFDLMLIEMLFFPSLMPLATRFDVPVIGMASLGLNLNMQYAVGNPIMPSHPSNWDTDEKIFGELTLWQRMKNFVRIWKYLYKYWTRYMPAQQALARKYFGNDIPDISDIEKNVSLVFVNQQAPITYLRPNVPKIIDIGGFHVTKKIKPLSKDLQKILDDSTQGFIYMSLGSNVKSVMLANGTREEFIAAFSKLPYTVVWKFEDEFLPNQPPNVLIMKWAPQQSILAHPNLKVFIYQGGLQSTEEAISHGVPVIGFPVLADQDIHVSKMASLGVGKKLEILTVKRDELIEAIQSVVYDTSYKKRMLDLRNLLGDKPYDSMENAIWWTEHVIRHKGAPHLQSTLVDEPWYQRQDMDIVFIISAGSLVALYFTLVVFHKLLICSIRAFNKLPSSKKDKLH, from the exons ATGTCACGGTATTTTCTATCAGCTACACTAATTCTGGTGGTTGGATTCTGGCACTATGGATGTGCTTCGAGGATACTCGGTATATTTCCAACACCCTCCATCAGTCATCAAGTGGTATATCGTGGACTCACCCTCGCGTTGAGGGAACGGGGTCACGAGCTCGTTATTGTGACCACAGATCCTGTGAACGATccaaatttgacaaattacAAGGAGATAGATGTCCACTCTCTCTACGATATTTTCATCCAGGATGTAGATTGGATTGCGACTCGAGAAAAAGACACGTGGTCTAACATGTTTGATGGCTTTATGCCGAAGCTTGAGTTAGAATGCGAAGAGATCCTCGAACATCCTGAACTGAGAAAGCTTTACGCACCGAACAGTGGCGAAAAGTTTGACCTGATGCTCATTgagatgcttttttttccctctcttaTGCCTCTCGCTACGAGATTTGACGTTCCAGTCATCG GAATGGCATCTCTGGGTCTGAATCTGAACATGCAGTACGCGGTTGGCAATCCTATTATGCCTTCTCATCCATCAAATTGGGATACGGACGAAAAAATCTTCGGTGAATTGACACTTTGGCAAAGAATGAAGAACTTTGTACGGATATGGAAATATCTGTACAAATACTGGACTCGTTACATGCCGGCGCAACAGGCGTTGGcgagaaaatattttggaaacgACATTCCTGATATCAGCGATATCGAGAAGAACGTCAGTTTGGTCTTTGTCAACCAGCAAGCACCGATTACGTACCTTAGACCAAATGTTCCTAAAATCATAGACATCGGTGGGTTTCATGTCACCAAGAAAATCAAGCCTCTGTCAAAG GatcttcaaaaaattttggacgATTCGACGCAAGGCTTCATTTACATGAGCCTCGGATCAAATGTCAAAAGTGTGATGTTGGCGAATGGAACGCGAGAAGAATTCATCGCTGCCTTTTCGAAACTACCATACACTgttgtttggaaatttgaagATGAGTTTCTTCCGAATCAACCACCCAACGTCCTAATTATGAAGTGGGCTCCACAGCAGTCCATTCTAG CACACCCGAACCTGAAAGTTTTCATATATCAAGGAGGATTGCAAAGCACGGAGGAGGCAATATCACATGGCGTACCTGTGATTGGCTTTCCAGTGCTTGCCGACCAGGATATACACGTTAGCAAAATGGCGTCTCTTGgtgttggtaaaaaattagaaattctCACCGTCAAAAGAGACGAGTTAATCGAAGCGATTCAATCCGTTGTCTATGACACAAG CTACAAGAAACGCATGTTGGACTTGCGAAATTTGCTCGGAGATAAACCTTACGATTCGATGGAAAACGCGATTTGGTGGACGGAGCACGTGATACGTCACAAAGGAGCTCCACATCTGCAATCCACTCTGGTCGACGAGCCGTGGTATCAGCGTCAAGATATGGACATTGTTTTCATCATTTCCGCCGGATCTCTCGTAGCTTTATATTTCACATTAGTTGTATTCCACAAGTTGTTGATTTGCAGTATTCGTGCCTTCAATAAGCTGCCGTCCAGCAAAAAAGACAAACtccattaa
- the LOC124222853 gene encoding UDP-glycosyltransferase UGT5-like isoform X1: MLRSFVSATLILLAAFWHYGYASRILGVFPTPSISHQIVFRALTLALRERGHQLVVVTPDPVNDPMLTNYTEIDLHFLDADTDGGENWIETLAKERWTDIQDAYLSTVLTQTELILDHPELKKLYAPNNGQKFNLMMIEMLYYPALLPLATRFDVPVVGITSLGLSLSIHYAIGNPIIPSHSSNWDTEEMIFGEATFWQRLKNFIWVWKFLYKYRTRYMPAQQALARKYFGNDIPDISDIEKNVSVVFVNQQTPISYLRPNIPKVIDIGGFHIAREIKPLPKDLQKILDDSTQGFIYMSLGSNIKSVMLSDEVRREFIAAFSELPYTVIWKFEDDFLANKPENVIIIKWTPQQSILAHPNLKVFIYQGGLQSTEEAVSHGIPVIGLPVFTDQHVHANKMVSLGVGKKLNIHSVNRHDILEAIRTVVLDTSYKRRMMDLRNLLKDKPYDSLKNAIWWTEHVIRHKGAPHLQSTTVDEPWYQRQDMDIVFVISTGFLITSSLAIIAFYRMVNHIRAMIQPISQKVKIN; the protein is encoded by the exons ATGTTACGGAGTTTTGTGTCAGCTACGTTAATTTTGCTTGCCGCTTTTTGGCACTACGGATATGCTTCAAGGATACTCGGTGTATTTCCAACCCCTTCGATCAGTCATCAAATAGTATTCCGAGCTCTCACCCTTGCACTGAGAGAACGGGGCCATCAGCTCGTTGTTGTGACTCCAGATCCGGTCAACGATCCAATGTTGACCAACTACACGGAGATTGATCTTCACTTTCTCGACGCTGATACCGACGGTGGTGAGAATTGGATCGAGACTTTGGCAAAGGAAAGGTGGACCGATATCCAGGATGCCTATTTGTCGACGGTCCTGACACAAACCGAACTCATCCTTGATCATCCTGAACTGAAGAAGCTATACGCACCAAACAATGGCCAAAAGTTCAATTTGATGATGATCGAGATGCTTTATTATCCTGCCCTTTTGCCTCTTGCCACGCGATTCGATGTTCCAGTTGTGG GTATAACATCTCTGGGTCTAAGTTTGAGTATTCATTACGCAATTGGCAATCCTATCATTCCTTCTCATTCGTCAAATTGGGATACAGAAGAAATGATTTTCGGTGAGGCGACATTTTGGCAAAGGCTAAAAAACTTTATATGGGTATGGaagtttttatataaataccGAACTCGTTACATGCCGGCGCAACAGGCGTTGGCCAGAAAATATTTTGGGAACGACATTCCTGATATCAGCGACATCGAAAAGAACGTCAGTGTGGTTTTTGTCAACCAGCAGACACCGATTTCGTATCTCAGACCAAATATTCCTAAAGTCATAGACATCGGTGGATTTCACATCGCAAGGGAAATCAAGCCACTCCCGAAG GACCTTCAAAAGATCTTGGACGATTCGACGCAAGGCTTCATTTACATGAGCCTTGGATCAAATATCAAAAGTGTGATGTTGAGTGACGAAGTGCGTAGAGAATTCATCGCTGCATTTTCGGAACTGCCGTACACTgttatttggaaatttgagGACGATTTTCTTGCAAATAAACCAGAAAATGTCATAATTATAAAGTGGACTCCGCAGCAATCGATTCTGG CACATCCGAATCTAAAAGTTTTCATATACCAAGGAGGACTTCAAAGCACAGAGGAAGCGGTTTCTCATGGCATCCCTGTAATTGGATTACCGGTATTCACCGACCAGCACGTACACGCTAACAAAATGGTTAGTCTAggtgttggaaaaaagttgaacatTCATTCCGTCAACAGGCACGATATACTTGAAGCAATACGCACTGTCGTCCTTGACACAAG CTACAAGAGGCGGATGATGGACTTGCGGAATTTGCTCAAGGACAAACCCTACGATTCGCTGAAGAACGCGATTTGGTGGACAGAGCATGTGATACGTCACAAAGGAGCTCCACATCTGCAGTCCACTACGGTCGACGAGCCGTGGTATCAGCGTCAAGATATGGAcattgtttttgttatttccaCCGGATTTCTCATAACTTCAAGTTTGGCAATAATTGCGTTCTACAGGATGGTCAATCATATTCGTGCAATGATTCAACCAATCAGTCAGAAGGTCAAAATAAATTAA
- the LOC124222853 gene encoding UDP-glycosyltransferase UGT5-like isoform X2: MLRSFVSATLILLAAFWHYGYASRILGVFPTPSISHQIVFRALTLALRERGHQLVVVTPDPVNDPMLTNYTEIDLHFLDADTDGGENWIETLAKERWTDIQDAYLSTVLTQTELILDHPELKKLYAPNNGQKFNLMMIEMLYYPALLPLATRFDVPVVGITSLGLSLSIHYAIGNPIIPSHSSNWDTEEMIFGEATFWQRLKNFIWVWKFLYKYRTRYMPAQQALARKYFGNDIPDISDIEKNVSVVFVNQQTPISYLRPNIPKVIDIGGFHIAREIKPLPKDLQKILDDSTQGFIYMSLGSNIKSVMLSDEVRREFIAAFSELPYTVIWKFEDDFLANKPENVIIIKWTPQQSILAHPNLKVFIYQGGLQSTEEAVSHGIPVIGLPVFTDQHVHANKMLQEADDGLAEFAQGQTLRFAEERDLVDRACDTSQRSSTSAVHYGRRAVVSASRYGHCFCYFHRISHNFKFGNNCVLQDGQSYSCNDSTNQSEGQNKLTRPRD; this comes from the exons ATGTTACGGAGTTTTGTGTCAGCTACGTTAATTTTGCTTGCCGCTTTTTGGCACTACGGATATGCTTCAAGGATACTCGGTGTATTTCCAACCCCTTCGATCAGTCATCAAATAGTATTCCGAGCTCTCACCCTTGCACTGAGAGAACGGGGCCATCAGCTCGTTGTTGTGACTCCAGATCCGGTCAACGATCCAATGTTGACCAACTACACGGAGATTGATCTTCACTTTCTCGACGCTGATACCGACGGTGGTGAGAATTGGATCGAGACTTTGGCAAAGGAAAGGTGGACCGATATCCAGGATGCCTATTTGTCGACGGTCCTGACACAAACCGAACTCATCCTTGATCATCCTGAACTGAAGAAGCTATACGCACCAAACAATGGCCAAAAGTTCAATTTGATGATGATCGAGATGCTTTATTATCCTGCCCTTTTGCCTCTTGCCACGCGATTCGATGTTCCAGTTGTGG GTATAACATCTCTGGGTCTAAGTTTGAGTATTCATTACGCAATTGGCAATCCTATCATTCCTTCTCATTCGTCAAATTGGGATACAGAAGAAATGATTTTCGGTGAGGCGACATTTTGGCAAAGGCTAAAAAACTTTATATGGGTATGGaagtttttatataaataccGAACTCGTTACATGCCGGCGCAACAGGCGTTGGCCAGAAAATATTTTGGGAACGACATTCCTGATATCAGCGACATCGAAAAGAACGTCAGTGTGGTTTTTGTCAACCAGCAGACACCGATTTCGTATCTCAGACCAAATATTCCTAAAGTCATAGACATCGGTGGATTTCACATCGCAAGGGAAATCAAGCCACTCCCGAAG GACCTTCAAAAGATCTTGGACGATTCGACGCAAGGCTTCATTTACATGAGCCTTGGATCAAATATCAAAAGTGTGATGTTGAGTGACGAAGTGCGTAGAGAATTCATCGCTGCATTTTCGGAACTGCCGTACACTgttatttggaaatttgagGACGATTTTCTTGCAAATAAACCAGAAAATGTCATAATTATAAAGTGGACTCCGCAGCAATCGATTCTGG CACATCCGAATCTAAAAGTTTTCATATACCAAGGAGGACTTCAAAGCACAGAGGAAGCGGTTTCTCATGGCATCCCTGTAATTGGATTACCGGTATTCACCGACCAGCACGTACACGCTAACAAAATG CTACAAGAGGCGGATGATGGACTTGCGGAATTTGCTCAAGGACAAACCCTACGATTCGCTGAAGAACGCGATTTGGTGGACAGAGCATGTGATACGTCACAAAGGAGCTCCACATCTGCAGTCCACTACGGTCGACGAGCCGTGGTATCAGCGTCAAGATATGGAcattgtttttgttatttccaCCGGATTTCTCATAACTTCAAGTTTGGCAATAATTGCGTTCTACAGGATGGTCAATCATATTCGTGCAATGATTCAACCAATCAGTCAGAAGGTCAAAATAAATTAACGCGACCTCGCGATTAG
- the Ndufb2 gene encoding NADH dehydrogenase (ubiquinone) 1 beta subcomplex, 2, 8kDa — protein sequence MSTSRGINFLRVVRQATKINRNHNLQQTRNGHGGVVYRLPAPPPHKSVTIGAEVIGGVAWWWILWHLWHDYEHITGEFDYPDPSKWTDEELGIPPDDHDV from the exons ATGTCGACGTCCCGTGGTATAAACTTTTTGAGAGTCGTTAGACAAGCCACGAAAATAAATCGCAATCACAACCTGCAACAGACGCGAAATGGGCACGG AGGGGTCGTTTACCGTTTGCCAGCACCTCCGCCACATAAAAGCGTTACTATAGGCGCAGAAGTAATCGGAGGAGTCGCGTGGTGGTGGATTCTTTGGCATCTATGGCACGACTACGAACACATTACC GGGGAATTCGATTATCCTGATCCATCGAAATGGACCGATGAGGAATTGGGAATACCTCCGGACGACCATGACGTCTAA